A genomic window from Tolypothrix sp. PCC 7910 includes:
- a CDS encoding ABC transporter ATP-binding protein, translated as MLDDIQTQDSDLLISVDNVSKKFCRNLKQSLLYGVQDICTEIIGGNRRSDTLRPQEFWALQDVSFQLRRGEALGLVGANGAGKSTLLRIISGLINPDTGYVKVRGKLAPLIALGAGFNPILTGRENIYANMSILGLSTQEITARFQDVINFAGIADAIDAPVQTYSSGMAARLGFACAVHIEPDVLLIDEVLAVGDINFRVKCYQKLAQLRQAGTAFILVSHNPHVVLNVCENSLYLAKGKLIKAGETEAVIRQYEEDLSLAGADTVLGIMYLPEKPESESLGVDIISLCFKDEQGNILTAPLCGEPAYLCVECKAYREVEYANLGVLITALSGQNERVLYITSVSDNEPLKISPGRVEIQMQMPYVCLLAGVYTAKIYIKEGVCSFDVVESFLFTIKASKITSRSLFYQPRKWQVLNK; from the coding sequence ATGCTTGATGATATTCAAACTCAAGATTCAGATTTGTTGATTTCAGTAGACAATGTTTCTAAAAAATTTTGTCGAAATTTAAAGCAGTCTTTATTATATGGCGTGCAAGATATTTGTACAGAAATAATCGGTGGTAATCGCAGAAGTGATACTTTACGTCCTCAAGAGTTTTGGGCGCTACAAGATGTGAGCTTTCAACTAAGGCGGGGAGAAGCTTTAGGATTAGTAGGAGCAAATGGAGCCGGAAAAAGTACACTATTACGGATTATTAGTGGATTAATTAATCCTGATACTGGTTATGTCAAAGTTAGGGGAAAATTAGCACCATTAATTGCCTTGGGAGCCGGGTTTAATCCGATTCTCACAGGGCGAGAAAATATCTATGCTAATATGTCAATTTTGGGTTTATCAACTCAAGAAATTACAGCCCGATTTCAAGATGTGATCAACTTTGCTGGAATTGCTGATGCCATTGATGCACCTGTACAAACCTATAGTTCAGGTATGGCTGCAAGGTTAGGTTTTGCTTGTGCTGTGCATATAGAACCCGATGTTTTATTAATTGATGAAGTGTTGGCTGTAGGTGATATAAATTTTCGGGTGAAATGTTACCAAAAACTAGCACAATTAAGGCAAGCAGGTACAGCTTTTATTTTAGTTTCTCATAATCCCCATGTTGTCTTAAATGTCTGTGAAAATTCTCTATATCTTGCTAAAGGTAAATTAATTAAAGCTGGAGAAACTGAAGCGGTAATTCGGCAATATGAAGAGGATTTAAGTTTAGCGGGTGCAGATACAGTCTTAGGAATCATGTATTTACCAGAGAAACCCGAAAGCGAAAGTTTAGGAGTAGATATTATTTCTCTTTGCTTTAAGGATGAACAGGGTAATATATTAACTGCTCCTCTGTGTGGAGAACCAGCTTATTTATGTGTAGAATGTAAAGCTTATAGAGAAGTTGAATATGCTAATTTAGGCGTATTAATTACAGCTTTATCTGGGCAGAATGAGCGAGTTTTATATATAACTTCTGTTAGCGATAATGAACCTCTAAAAATCTCACCTGGTAGAGTAGAAATTCAAATGCAGATGCCTTATGTTTGCTTGTTAGCTGGCGTATATACTGCCAAAATTTATATCAAAGAAGGTGTATGTTCTTTTGATGTCGTCGAATCATTTCTATTTACTATCAAAGCTAGCAAAATTACCAGCCGTTCTTTATTTTATCAACCAAGAAAATGGCAAGTTTTGAATAAATAA
- a CDS encoding glycosyltransferase, which yields MKIAFVVGYFPVLSETFVVNQIIGLIARGHDVDIYAYQPGNTSQLHPDIIKYQLLARTHFQPTIPQNFFWRLLKAVKLIMTNFQKSPLVLLRSLNFFKYGRWAASLRLLYSVIPLLNTKTYDIIHCQFGTFARQGMAWRDMDAIKGKLITSFRGYDISWFVYEYGEHIYDELFVKGDFFLANCKYFQNKAIQLGCDAKKIVVHGSGIDCSQFHFKKRLPPEPQGKISIATTCRLIPKKGIEYSIRAVAKVAKIYPQIEYNIIGDGYLRADLQQLIQNLNVAEQVKLLGWKNQPAIIEILDQAHIFLATSITTDDGNQDAPLNTLKEAMAMGLPVISTLHGGIPELVEDGISGFLVPEKDVDAITEKLIYLIEHPEIWSQMGEAGRAYVEKNYDINKLNDELVQIYQQVIANNLLLLQPALTVAGRLKYEGSGN from the coding sequence ATGAAAATAGCTTTCGTAGTTGGGTATTTTCCCGTCCTGTCGGAAACATTTGTTGTTAATCAAATTATAGGTTTGATTGCCCGTGGACATGATGTTGATATCTATGCATATCAACCGGGAAATACATCACAATTGCATCCAGATATCATTAAATACCAGTTACTAGCTCGGACACACTTTCAACCGACAATACCACAAAATTTTTTTTGGCGCTTGCTGAAGGCTGTAAAGTTAATCATGACTAACTTTCAAAAAAGCCCTTTAGTATTGCTGCGATCGCTCAATTTTTTCAAATATGGTAGATGGGCAGCTTCTTTGAGATTACTCTACTCAGTTATTCCATTATTAAACACAAAAACTTACGATATTATTCACTGTCAATTTGGCACATTTGCTCGTCAAGGAATGGCGTGGCGGGATATGGACGCGATTAAGGGTAAGTTAATTACTTCGTTTCGCGGCTATGATATTAGTTGGTTTGTCTATGAGTATGGAGAACATATTTATGACGAACTTTTTGTTAAGGGAGATTTTTTCTTAGCCAACTGCAAATATTTTCAAAACAAGGCGATTCAACTTGGTTGTGATGCCAAAAAAATTGTTGTACATGGTTCGGGAATCGATTGTAGTCAGTTTCACTTTAAAAAAAGACTGCCACCTGAACCCCAAGGAAAAATCTCTATTGCTACAACTTGCCGCCTGATCCCGAAAAAAGGCATAGAATACAGCATTCGTGCAGTTGCAAAAGTAGCCAAAATTTATCCTCAGATTGAGTACAACATTATTGGTGATGGATATTTAAGAGCAGATTTACAGCAATTAATTCAAAATTTAAATGTTGCTGAACAAGTAAAGCTTTTAGGTTGGAAAAATCAGCCAGCCATTATTGAAATTCTGGATCAAGCTCATATTTTTCTGGCTACCAGCATCACAACCGATGATGGTAATCAAGATGCACCCCTTAACACTTTAAAAGAAGCGATGGCTATGGGTTTACCAGTCATCAGTACCTTACATGGTGGTATTCCTGAATTAGTAGAAGATGGGATTTCAGGTTTTCTTGTCCCAGAGAAAGATGTGGATGCGATCACAGAAAAATTAATTTACCTCATAGAACATCCAGAAATTTGGTCACAAATGGGTGAAGCAGGCCGCGCCTATGTGGAAAAAAATTATGATATTAACAAGCTTAATGATGAGCTAGTACAAATTTATCAACAAGTAATTGCTAATAATTTACTGCTACTACAACCAGCTTTAACTGTAGCAGGCAGGCTGAAGTATGAAGGGTCAGGGAATTAA
- a CDS encoding S-layer homology domain-containing protein, with amino-acid sequence MVNSSLVTTIYVNSVQGNDANAGSRLSPFKSLTRALKASTQSTIIQLGSGTYSAASGEVFPLIIPAGVIVVGNEASKGAGIVIIGSGTYQSASFGAQNVTLLLLDDASLRGVTVTNNTPKGTGVWIESTAPTVTNNTFINCAREGVFTTGTAKPAILDNVFLQNAASGLTMARNSKGEVLRNVLQKNSIGIAISDAAGPLVANNKLTENQTAIALSRDAKPVLRQNVITNNTQGGLLVNGNAFPDLGSNQDSAGNVFRDNQVFDLQNVTSGQLISVGNQLNPSKVQGAVDFLSSSIETPSQVSLGTSFYDLGGHWAAAYVEALVGKGLISGFPDGSFKPNSPITRAQYAAIIAKTFPPPSSSKASNFTDVKPDFWAASAISRAANMGFISGFPDGTFRPGQNLTKIQAIVSIVNGLKWSGGNPNVLTVYGDRAQIPSYATNAVAVATQKLLVVNYPKAEQLEPLRDITRAEIAAIIYQALVAIGQEKAIASPYIVNPDVDIPSFSDLKGHWAEAFIRGLVSMGLTTGFADGTYQPDKPMTRAQYAALVAAAFNPTAKRAAIDFTDVPKSFWAAKAIEIAASGGFVSGFSDRTFRPDQNVQRLQVIVSLVNGLALPAADSNTLVAYKDRDTIPEYAQKAVATATQQQIVVNYPDPKLLVPVREATRAEVAAMVYQALAAIQRTTAINSPYIVSHTIN; translated from the coding sequence ATGGTGAACTCTAGCCTCGTGACCACAATCTATGTCAATTCCGTACAGGGAAATGATGCTAACGCGGGTTCACGGTTGAGTCCCTTTAAAAGCCTCACCCGTGCCTTAAAAGCATCTACACAATCTACTATTATTCAACTGGGTTCAGGGACATATAGCGCCGCAAGTGGTGAGGTGTTTCCCCTAATTATTCCTGCGGGGGTGATTGTGGTGGGAAACGAAGCCAGTAAAGGTGCTGGCATTGTGATTATTGGAAGTGGCACTTATCAGAGTGCTAGCTTTGGCGCGCAAAACGTGACGCTGCTATTGCTAGATGATGCCAGTTTGCGGGGTGTAACCGTGACAAATAACACACCTAAAGGAACTGGTGTCTGGATTGAGTCAACTGCCCCTACTGTGACTAACAATACATTTATTAATTGTGCTAGAGAAGGTGTCTTTACCACAGGCACAGCTAAACCCGCAATTTTAGATAATGTATTTTTGCAAAATGCTGCCAGTGGGTTGACGATGGCACGTAATAGCAAGGGCGAAGTTTTGCGGAATGTTTTGCAAAAAAATTCTATAGGCATAGCAATTAGTGATGCTGCTGGGCCTTTGGTGGCAAATAATAAGCTAACAGAAAATCAGACTGCGATCGCTCTCTCTCGCGATGCTAAACCAGTATTACGTCAAAATGTCATTACCAACAATACCCAAGGCGGTTTGTTGGTGAATGGAAATGCATTTCCTGATTTAGGTAGTAATCAAGACTCTGCTGGTAATGTTTTTCGTGATAATCAAGTATTCGATTTACAAAATGTCACATCTGGGCAGCTAATTTCTGTTGGTAATCAATTAAATCCGAGCAAAGTTCAAGGCGCAGTTGATTTTCTTTCTTCATCGATAGAAACCCCCTCCCAAGTATCACTAGGCACTAGTTTTTATGATCTAGGTGGGCATTGGGCAGCAGCTTATGTAGAAGCTTTAGTAGGCAAAGGTCTTATTAGTGGCTTCCCCGACGGTTCCTTTAAACCAAATTCACCGATCACTCGTGCCCAGTATGCTGCTATAATTGCCAAGACTTTTCCACCACCCAGCAGCAGTAAAGCCAGTAATTTTACGGATGTCAAACCAGATTTTTGGGCGGCATCAGCCATTTCGCGGGCAGCGAATATGGGTTTTATTAGTGGATTTCCTGATGGGACTTTTAGACCAGGACAGAACTTAACAAAAATTCAGGCAATTGTATCTATCGTGAATGGATTGAAATGGAGTGGGGGGAACCCAAATGTGTTGACTGTATATGGCGATCGCGCTCAAATTCCTAGCTATGCTACTAATGCAGTGGCAGTAGCTACCCAAAAGTTACTGGTGGTTAACTACCCAAAAGCTGAACAGCTAGAACCATTGCGGGATATTACTCGCGCAGAAATAGCTGCGATTATTTATCAGGCATTAGTCGCTATTGGGCAAGAAAAAGCGATCGCCTCGCCTTACATTGTCAACCCTGATGTTGATATCCCTTCTTTTAGCGACTTGAAAGGACACTGGGCAGAAGCTTTTATTCGCGGCTTAGTCAGCATGGGCTTAACCACAGGTTTTGCCGATGGTACCTATCAGCCAGATAAACCCATGACTCGCGCCCAGTATGCCGCTTTAGTGGCAGCTGCTTTTAACCCAACTGCTAAACGCGCAGCCATCGATTTTACTGATGTACCCAAGAGTTTTTGGGCTGCTAAAGCCATTGAAATTGCCGCTAGCGGTGGTTTTGTGAGTGGATTTAGCGATCGCACTTTCCGCCCCGATCAAAATGTCCAAAGGTTACAAGTAATTGTCTCTTTAGTAAATGGACTAGCCCTACCAGCAGCCGATAGCAATACCTTAGTTGCTTATAAAGATCGGGACACTATCCCTGAATATGCCCAGAAGGCTGTAGCAACCGCTACTCAACAGCAAATAGTAGTTAATTACCCAGATCCTAAGCTGCTTGTGCCAGTTCGTGAAGCGACACGTGCAGAAGTAGCAGCGATGGTTTATCAAGCTTTAGCTGCAATTCAACGCACAACAGCAATTAATTCACCCTATATTGTTTCCCATACAATCAATTGA
- a CDS encoding GNAT family N-acetyltransferase, which yields MHYQIVDHLTENQILELVDLYKNEFWTKNRKYQDVVKMLAASDIIIAFVTDSQELIGFTRILTDFVYRATIYDVIIKPTYRKMGLGAKLMDAAINHPQLREVEQIALYCLPEMMPFYQRWGFTTEVGELRLMYRYQ from the coding sequence ATGCACTACCAAATTGTTGACCATCTGACTGAAAATCAAATTTTAGAGTTAGTAGATTTATACAAAAATGAATTTTGGACTAAAAATCGTAAATATCAAGATGTAGTCAAAATGCTGGCTGCATCAGATATTATTATTGCCTTTGTTACTGATAGCCAAGAATTGATCGGTTTTACCCGCATTCTGACAGATTTTGTCTATCGGGCAACAATTTACGATGTAATTATCAAACCTACCTATAGAAAAATGGGGCTTGGCGCTAAGTTAATGGATGCAGCTATCAATCATCCCCAGTTGAGAGAAGTTGAGCAAATTGCGCTTTACTGCTTACCAGAAATGATGCCCTTTTATCAGCGTTGGGGTTTTACAACTGAAGTAGGCGAACTGCGGCTGATGTATCGTTACCAGTAG
- a CDS encoding glycosyltransferase family 2 protein, with translation MKGQGINAYMNLPEIPQVTIVVVPRERFSYTQESLTSVYKHTTYPFKLIYVDVNSPAHIRDYLAEQAKQKQFQLIRTEKYLSPNCARNIGLREVTSKYVVFLDNDVVLTPGWLEALVECAETTGATVVSPLTCQGTPVHAEVHCAGGETGVKVEIKGETTRRKIVEKIYLQGKRVEDVQPQLKREETGLAEFHCVLVRTEIFQQIGLLDEKLLSTKEHVDLCMLVTAAGGTIYLEPESIVTYVPGPPLEWTDLHYYMLRWSDRWEFSSLKHLLEKWNLSEDEYFQNRYKRLGSRRHMTIVHPFARKFPVGHFGFRVVSKILRLLDRVLNRWITTW, from the coding sequence ATGAAGGGTCAGGGAATTAATGCCTATATGAACTTACCAGAAATACCCCAAGTGACTATTGTTGTGGTTCCACGAGAGCGTTTTAGCTACACTCAGGAATCTTTAACCAGCGTCTATAAGCATACAACCTATCCATTTAAATTAATTTACGTAGATGTAAATTCACCTGCTCATATTAGAGATTATCTTGCAGAGCAAGCAAAGCAAAAACAATTTCAACTGATTCGCACGGAAAAATATTTATCTCCCAACTGCGCTAGAAATATTGGTTTGCGAGAAGTTACCAGCAAATATGTGGTTTTTCTCGATAACGATGTAGTACTTACTCCTGGTTGGCTGGAAGCATTAGTAGAATGTGCTGAAACTACAGGCGCAACTGTAGTTAGTCCCCTCACCTGTCAAGGTACACCAGTACATGCAGAAGTACATTGTGCAGGTGGTGAAACTGGGGTGAAGGTAGAAATTAAAGGTGAAACCACCAGAAGGAAGATCGTAGAAAAGATTTATCTTCAAGGTAAGCGAGTAGAGGATGTACAACCCCAATTAAAACGAGAGGAAACTGGGTTAGCAGAGTTCCACTGTGTGCTGGTACGGACAGAAATATTTCAGCAAATTGGCTTGTTGGATGAAAAATTACTTTCTACCAAAGAACACGTTGATTTATGTATGTTGGTAACTGCAGCTGGCGGGACAATTTATCTTGAACCTGAATCTATCGTGACTTACGTTCCAGGGCCACCATTAGAGTGGACAGACCTACATTACTATATGTTGCGGTGGAGCGATCGCTGGGAATTCTCCAGCCTGAAACACTTACTGGAAAAGTGGAACCTCAGCGAAGACGAATATTTCCAAAATCGCTATAAACGCTTGGGATCAAGACGGCACATGACAATTGTCCACCCATTTGCGCGCAAATTTCCTGTAGGTCACTTTGGCTTTCGGGTGGTGAGTAAAATCCTGCGTCTGCTGGATCGGGTATTAAACCGTTGGATTACAACATGGTAG
- a CDS encoding ABC transporter permease, producing MKRQKNLNSQLPEVIYTPESQLRHPIQLGKQMWRDLLASRELAWRLLVRDISAQYRQSFFGIAWAFLPPVIMATGFTLAHDANVINIGATDLPYPAYVMFSTALWQTFVEALNGPVQAVSVAKPMLARVNFPREALILAKIGEVFFNFAIKLILIVALFIWFKISVTWTVILAPVALINLVLLGIFIGLLLAPLGILYQDVSRGLSLITGFWLFLTPVVYPVPKQGIFGFLVQLNPVTPLLVTARELATTGVISNFSAFLMVSAITLIGLIITWILFRLAMPFVVERVSS from the coding sequence GTGAAGCGACAGAAGAATTTAAATTCACAGCTACCTGAAGTTATTTATACACCCGAAAGTCAACTGAGACATCCCATACAATTGGGTAAACAAATGTGGCGAGACTTGTTAGCTTCGCGGGAACTGGCTTGGCGGCTGCTAGTGCGAGATATTAGCGCTCAGTATCGTCAATCATTTTTCGGTATAGCATGGGCTTTTTTACCACCAGTAATCATGGCAACGGGATTTACCTTAGCTCATGATGCTAATGTGATTAACATTGGCGCTACAGATTTACCCTATCCAGCCTATGTGATGTTCAGCACTGCGTTATGGCAAACATTTGTCGAAGCTTTAAATGGGCCAGTGCAAGCTGTAAGCGTAGCTAAACCAATGCTAGCAAGAGTGAATTTTCCCCGAGAAGCATTGATATTAGCAAAAATCGGCGAAGTATTTTTTAACTTTGCTATCAAGTTAATTTTAATTGTGGCATTGTTTATTTGGTTTAAAATTTCTGTAACTTGGACAGTAATTCTTGCACCTGTGGCATTAATTAATTTGGTTTTACTAGGAATATTTATTGGGCTTTTATTAGCTCCCTTGGGAATATTATATCAAGATGTATCTAGAGGTTTATCTTTAATTACAGGCTTTTGGTTATTCTTAACTCCCGTAGTTTATCCTGTACCAAAACAGGGGATATTCGGTTTTTTAGTGCAGCTTAATCCTGTAACTCCTCTATTAGTAACAGCACGAGAATTAGCTACAACAGGTGTGATATCTAATTTTTCTGCATTTTTGATGGTCAGTGCCATTACTTTAATAGGATTAATCATCACTTGGATTCTTTTTCGGTTAGCGATGCCTTTTGTAGTTGAGAGAGTCAGTTCGTAA
- a CDS encoding LysR family transcriptional regulator, which yields MKLFQLRAVVAVADCGNFSEAALTLQLSQPAVSHAIATLEEELGVPLFARGRHGAVLTPAGERILYHARQALQHLEMMEREADLHKGLHGGHVRVAAFRSVATHLLPKAIAQFHEKFPEVAVTIIECPAFPDVEQCLRDGRADIGITCLPTSDEFEAWEIFRDDYVALIPPQTKTSSSQITWEEIAAYPPVLLPCTPCGRILHHHLKIVEIPIHTASDIQEDSTVVSMVNQGLRAAIMPRLAAVPIPPKVQVYSLPVPLERIIGVVILSKALHVPTVFTFLEMLRKFDFYSLVQFIY from the coding sequence ATGAAACTCTTTCAACTTCGAGCGGTAGTTGCAGTAGCAGATTGCGGTAACTTTAGTGAGGCTGCTTTAACATTGCAACTTTCTCAACCAGCAGTGAGCCACGCCATTGCTACCTTAGAAGAAGAATTGGGTGTACCTCTATTTGCTAGGGGTCGTCATGGTGCTGTACTTACGCCTGCGGGGGAGCGTATTTTATACCACGCTCGTCAAGCATTGCAACATCTGGAGATGATGGAACGGGAAGCTGATTTACATAAAGGGTTGCATGGTGGCCATGTAAGAGTTGCAGCTTTTCGCAGTGTTGCTACCCATTTACTACCAAAAGCGATCGCGCAATTTCACGAAAAATTTCCCGAAGTAGCTGTCACAATCATAGAATGTCCAGCCTTCCCTGATGTAGAACAATGTTTGCGTGATGGACGTGCTGATATTGGGATTACTTGTCTCCCTACTAGTGATGAATTTGAAGCCTGGGAAATTTTCCGCGATGATTATGTAGCTTTGATTCCACCACAGACAAAAACTAGCAGTTCACAAATTACCTGGGAAGAAATCGCCGCCTATCCACCAGTATTGCTTCCCTGTACACCTTGCGGACGGATTCTGCACCATCACCTCAAAATTGTAGAAATCCCCATTCATACCGCTAGTGATATTCAAGAAGATTCTACTGTTGTGAGTATGGTTAATCAAGGGCTGAGAGCAGCTATTATGCCCCGGCTAGCAGCAGTTCCGATTCCCCCAAAAGTGCAAGTATACAGTTTACCTGTACCGCTAGAAAGAATTATTGGCGTTGTCATTTTATCAAAGGCGCTACATGTGCCGACGGTATTTACTTTTTTAGAAATGCTGAGAAAATTTGATTTTTATAGCTTGGTGCAATTTATTTACTGA